Part of the Bacillus sp. N1-1 genome, TCTACCGTAAAGACTTTTCCATGAGATAGCCAACTTCCTACCTCATTCAACCATTCTCCCATGGCAAGCGGAATTTCGATCCGTTGTCCATCACTAACCTGAAGCTCGTGACACGCTAACCAGTTCAGAATCTCCGGGTCTGTACAGGGAATGTACACCTCTTCAAAACAATCATGATCATTCAAACCAACACAGACTTCAACTAGTTCACGTTGTTTTTCAATAATACGTACAGGAAACGCATCAAGCAATTCATTTGAGAATAGGATGCCATTTAACTTCGGCAGCTCTTTCTTAATTGCAGCAAGTGAAGGATAGATCCGCACGGTATGATGCTTTGTGCGATCAGCAATTAATTGCTGATGATAATGACTGGACTCCAATACAAAATAAGTTAACTTTTCATAAAACTTATGGTCCACGGATTTCACTTCATCAAGAAAGGAAGAAATGAAGTTTCCATCACCTGAACCAGCATCGACAATAACCGGTGCATACTCGTTCTTTTGTATGTCTTTTATGAGCACTTGGGCCATTACGCGTGAAAAAATGTCACCTACGCTTGTCGAGGTAATGAAATCACCTCTTTTCCCCGTCTTTGGTCCATTCTTCTGGTAATACCCATATTTTTGATGATAAAGAGACAGTATCATAAACCGCTCGAAAGTGATTAAACCATTTGGGCTCTGTTCAATTTCATTTTTAATGACAGTTTTTAACGACATTGCCTATAAAGAAAATCCATTTAGGAATGGGTTTTCAGTCATCTCAGTTTCAATTGTTGTAGCAGGGCCATGTCCAGATGCTACGACGGTATGTTCTGGTAGCACAAGTAGGCGATTATGTATGCTCTTAAGCAATTGTCTTTGATTCCCTCCTGGAAGATCTGTTCTTCCTATACTTCCAGCAAAGAGAGCGTCACCGGAAAAGACGATATTCGCTTCTTGGAAGTAAAACGATACGCTTCCTGGCGAGTGGCCTGGTGTCTCTAGAACTGTAAAATTAAATGAACCGATTGTCATATCTCCTTCTCCCTCAATGAGATGGTCAGCAGGATTACCTGAAATGTTATCAACAACGGGAAAAAGTTTTGACCCATTTAAAGAAGGATCTGAAAGCCAATTTGATTCATACGCATGCAAATATACCGGAGCTTTATAAGTATCCCTTAGTAAATCAACGGCACCGATATGGTCAAAATGAGCATGAGTTAAAAGAATAGCCAATGGTTTTAGCTCTAGCTTTTCGATCTTTCTCTTGATTCGTCCTCCCTCAGCTCCTGGATCTATAAGAAGAGCTTCTTTATTTTCATTCCATATGATTCCTGCATTTGCTTGTACAGGACCAACAGCCATTTGTTTCCATTCCATTACATTCGCCTCCATTGAAAGATTATGTATCTTATTCTACACTATAAAAAAGATTGATTAAAAGGAGATGATTTTACTGAACTTCGTGTATGGCATTGAAATGAAACCACCTGTTAATAAACTTCCTGGGTTCATAGCGCAAATTGTCAAAAAAACGGCTGATCTAGCTAACGTGATGGACCGAGATAAACAACTTGTTATTATATCAGATCGAACCGAAGCTGAAGCGCTTCAGAACTACTATCAATCCAAAGGTGTTCTCGAAGACGTTCATCCACTCATTCACCTTTCTCAAGCATCTGAATGTAGACTTTCTTTCACGGACTACGGCTTCTTTTCTCAAAACAATGAACTTTATCTCTACAAAGAAATGATTGCTTGGTTCATGATAATTAAAGGAGACCACCAACAAAAAGAAATGGCGCTTCTACAAATGGAAGAACATATCATTTGCCGGGATGAACAGCTTTTTTTTGTCGATCGAATGCACTTAGAATTAATGCAGGGTATCGCTCGAGCTTACAACATTGAACTTACATTTCCGAGTGAATAACACCTCGACAAACGAAAAGAAAACGGTTAAAATAAGAAAGGACTTATCGTACATACCATGCAAGAAAAATTTACGATTCAACCATGCAACAGTCATTTTACGGGTATACTGATAATGAGTGCATGGATAGGGAGGTATTCCAAATGGGATTAGCAATTATTTTTGCAATCGTTACTTTATTTTGCGTATGGGGTGTTTTTCGTTCCCTTCGTGAAAAGAACTTTATGGGCCTTGCCTTTGCAGGATTAACAGTGCTTGTATTCGGCGCCTTTACTGTTGCTACAATGATCGATATTCTTTTCGGATCTGGTGGCGGCGGAGGCCACTAAAAAAACAGCCATTTCGGCTGTTTTTTTATGTCTAAGAAGCACGTGATACCTCATGTCACTTTTATTTTAAATGTCTTTTAACTGATTCGAGTTTGTCCTCCATTTTCACCTTTTTATCGCGGCGATCATCTATACGTAGATTGGTGGCTACACGCTCAATACCTGCCTGAAAAGGCGCTTCATGAATCGCTTTAACAACATCTAGGAGATCAGAAATATCCCCTTCAATAAGAGTACTCATAGGTGTTAAACGATATGTAATCCGATCAGAAAACGATTCAAGAACCTCCTGTACATCCGCTACATACTTACTAACACTTGGTGTTTCCGTTCCAATTGGAATCACTGTAACATCTACAATTGCCATTATTTTTTTCCTCCTTTTTCTTCAAGTAACTGCATTTTTCGATTAAAGAAAAAACGATACGTTACTAATGAAATAATCATCGCACAAATGGACACAGATGAAAAGATACTAATCGAAATGACGATCTGATAGCGAATGGCTTCAATTGGTGAAGCCCCACCAAGAATTAATCCTGTCATCATCCCTGGCAATTGCACAAGGCCAATCGTCTTTAATCCATCGACATTTGGAATCATCGCAGCGCGAATCGTTTTTCTAATAATCATTTGGGAGGCCTGTGAAGCATTTGCTCCAAGCGATAATGCTGCAAGAATTTCCCCTTTACTATCGTGAAATTCGTTCTTCATTCTCTCAAATGCAAGACCAGTTGCCACCATACTATTACCAATAATCATTCCACTCATCGGAATAACCTGTTCAGATCGAAAGGGAATAATATCAAATACGATCCATAACGACAAAACAAACACTTCAATAAGAATAAGCGAAGAGAGCGACAGGAGAAAAGCATACGGAATACCTTTTCCTCTCTTTGATGCTTGAAGAGAAGCAATGACTAGCATTACAGCTACCCACAATCCTACCCCCTGCCAATCTGGCATTGAAAACAGAAATGTGAGAACATAGCCTATAAAAAACAATTGAACGACCCCGCGGATAGAAGACCATATAGCTGATTTGCCGATCCCGAGCGAAAACAAATAAGAAAGCGAAACAGGAATCATGACAAATAGAATCATTGTAAGCAACGAAAGGTTCGATATGTTCGTCATAAATTACCCTTCAAGAAAGTGCTTTAAAGTAGCGGATTTTGGTTGATGAAACAATTCGGTTGTTTTTCCTTGCTCTTCAACCTTCCCTTCATTCATAAAAAGGGTATAGCTACCAAGTCTTTCTGCTTGCTTAAGATCATGTGTAATCATTAAAATCGTCTTCCCTTCTTCATTCACGAGCTTATGTAACAATTCTTCCATCAAATCCACTGTCCGCATATCAAGTGCACTGGTCACTTCGTCTAATAACAATACCTCAGGATTATTAGCAAGCGTTCTTGCAAATGCCACTCGCTGCTGTTCACCACCAGATAAATTTTCTACTTCTTTCGTTAAAAAGTCTTCAGGTAACTGTACTTTTTCCAATAACTTAACACCATCATTGGGCTCCCATTTTTTTTGAAGGGAAGGACCAAACTTTAAATTATCTTCTACCGTTCCATCAAATAAATGAGCCTGTTGAAACACCATACCAATGTTTCGACGCAGCTCCGATATAGGAAAATCACTAATTCTTTTCCCTTTAAAGTGGATTTCACCCTCATCTGGATCTTCTAGTCTATTTAGCAAAAGCAATAAACTACTCTTACCTGCACCTGAGGGTCCGATGATTGTCGTTAAACTGCCTTCCATTAATGAAAATTGAACATCCGTTACACGTTCATTTGATACATTTTCTACTTCGATTAGTTTATTCATTGAACTTCCTTTCTTGAAATCGAATTGCTTCATAAACACCCTTCTCAAAGTCCCTTGCTTAGTCTATGTATTTTTCCCCTCCTCATTCGAATAGCAAACTTATTCACATACAAAAACCCTGCAGAAGCAGGGCTAAGATTTCATGATAGAAGTTTGTGTTTGACGATAAGCAGCATGGTTTGTAGGCCCAATTCCTTTTCCTATTGGGAGGCCGTGTGTAATAGCAGCCGTAATATATTCTTTTGCAATAGCTACAGCCTCAGGGATCGGCCTGCCCCTAGCAAGTTCAGCTGCGATACATGCTGAAAACGTGCAACCAGTACCGTGTGTATGTTTTGTTTCAATACGCTTTGATTCATAATGATAAAAGCATTCATTTACATACAAAACGTCTATAGAAGCTTCCCCCGTCATATGCCCACCTTTCACAAGAACAGCATCTGCACCACTTTCGTGTAGGGACTTTGCCGCTTCTTCCATTTCCTTTATTGAAGTAATGGGTCCACAGTTTAACAGTGAGGCTGCTTCAGGAAGATTCGGCGTAATAACAGCACCAAGCGGGAAAAGGTGCTCTTTCATCGCAAGAATAGCATCTTTTTGTAATAGGGAAGCCCCACCTTTTGCAATCATTACTGGATCAATAACAAGATTTGGGACTTTATATTCCTTTATCTTTTTCGAAACCGCAAGAATGATCTCACTTGAAAAAAGCATTCCGGTTTTAACTGCGTCCGCGCCAATATCTGAAAGGACTGCATCTAGCTGTGATTGCACCGCTTCGACCGTTTGCGGAAATACATGATGGACCCCAAGCGTGTTCTGAGCCGTAAGTGCTGTTATCGCACTCATCCCAAACACGTTGCGCTCTTGAAACGTTTTTAAATCAGCTTGAATCCCAGCTCCGCCACCACTATCTGAACCAGCAATTGTCAGTGCTTTATACATTAGAACCTCTC contains:
- a CDS encoding MBL fold metallo-hydrolase; translated protein: MEWKQMAVGPVQANAGIIWNENKEALLIDPGAEGGRIKRKIEKLELKPLAILLTHAHFDHIGAVDLLRDTYKAPVYLHAYESNWLSDPSLNGSKLFPVVDNISGNPADHLIEGEGDMTIGSFNFTVLETPGHSPGSVSFYFQEANIVFSGDALFAGSIGRTDLPGGNQRQLLKSIHNRLLVLPEHTVVASGHGPATTIETEMTENPFLNGFSL
- a CDS encoding DUF2759 domain-containing protein; its protein translation is MGLAIIFAIVTLFCVWGVFRSLREKNFMGLAFAGLTVLVFGAFTVATMIDILFGSGGGGGH
- a CDS encoding SAM-dependent methyltransferase; protein product: MSLKTVIKNEIEQSPNGLITFERFMILSLYHQKYGYYQKNGPKTGKRGDFITSTSVGDIFSRVMAQVLIKDIQKNEYAPVIVDAGSGDGNFISSFLDEVKSVDHKFYEKLTYFVLESSHYHQQLIADRTKHHTVRIYPSLAAIKKELPKLNGILFSNELLDAFPVRIIEKQRELVEVCVGLNDHDCFEEVYIPCTDPEILNWLACHELQVSDGQRIEIPLAMGEWLNEVGSWLSHGKVFTVDYGYTNEEWKAPERRRGSVRGYKKHQFIDNVFQTPGEIDITTHVHIDAIKNIGLSHGLLWVDCMPQGKYLLKQGLLQFLQQTSPDDPFSREHKQNRAVRWLAESNQFLVMIQEKCQKKDDA
- the fetB gene encoding iron export ABC transporter permease subunit FetB translates to MTNISNLSLLTMILFVMIPVSLSYLFSLGIGKSAIWSSIRGVVQLFFIGYVLTFLFSMPDWQGVGLWVAVMLVIASLQASKRGKGIPYAFLLSLSSLILIEVFVLSLWIVFDIIPFRSEQVIPMSGMIIGNSMVATGLAFERMKNEFHDSKGEILAALSLGANASQASQMIIRKTIRAAMIPNVDGLKTIGLVQLPGMMTGLILGGASPIEAIRYQIVISISIFSSVSICAMIISLVTYRFFFNRKMQLLEEKGGKK
- a CDS encoding MTH1187 family thiamine-binding protein, producing the protein MAIVDVTVIPIGTETPSVSKYVADVQEVLESFSDRITYRLTPMSTLIEGDISDLLDVVKAIHEAPFQAGIERVATNLRIDDRRDKKVKMEDKLESVKRHLK
- the thiD gene encoding bifunctional hydroxymethylpyrimidine kinase/phosphomethylpyrimidine kinase, producing MYKALTIAGSDSGGGAGIQADLKTFQERNVFGMSAITALTAQNTLGVHHVFPQTVEAVQSQLDAVLSDIGADAVKTGMLFSSEIILAVSKKIKEYKVPNLVIDPVMIAKGGASLLQKDAILAMKEHLFPLGAVITPNLPEAASLLNCGPITSIKEMEEAAKSLHESGADAVLVKGGHMTGEASIDVLYVNECFYHYESKRIETKHTHGTGCTFSACIAAELARGRPIPEAVAIAKEYITAAITHGLPIGKGIGPTNHAAYRQTQTSIMKS
- a CDS encoding ATP-binding cassette domain-containing protein, whose product is MKQFDFKKGSSMNKLIEVENVSNERVTDVQFSLMEGSLTTIIGPSGAGKSSLLLLLNRLEDPDEGEIHFKGKRISDFPISELRRNIGMVFQQAHLFDGTVEDNLKFGPSLQKKWEPNDGVKLLEKVQLPEDFLTKEVENLSGGEQQRVAFARTLANNPEVLLLDEVTSALDMRTVDLMEELLHKLVNEEGKTILMITHDLKQAERLGSYTLFMNEGKVEEQGKTTELFHQPKSATLKHFLEG